A portion of the candidate division WOR-3 bacterium genome contains these proteins:
- a CDS encoding metallophosphoesterase family protein has product MSKKFNIVHLSDLHLGGGYFVPEWGARVVEMVNSIQPDLLVISGDLTTEGHVHEYDQVMHYLKSFQVESKLIVPGNHDARNEGYTIFEEIFGTRYPFYQDERLLILGVDSSQPDIDDGHIGRSNYPLITSRLNDPKRIKILTMHHHLVPIPGTGRERHIPTDAGDVLKLCVDLDVRIVLSGHKHLPWIWHIEKTWLITGGTATSRRLKGRSYPSFNILTINDSHFAITEVNVATGEHLLKLTTSI; this is encoded by the coding sequence TGACCTCCATCTTGGTGGTGGCTATTTTGTCCCTGAATGGGGCGCAAGGGTTGTGGAGATGGTCAACTCAATCCAACCGGACCTACTTGTTATCAGCGGTGATTTGACAACAGAAGGTCATGTCCATGAATATGACCAGGTGATGCATTACTTGAAATCATTTCAGGTGGAAAGCAAACTAATCGTGCCGGGAAATCACGATGCCCGTAACGAGGGCTACACAATCTTTGAGGAGATATTTGGCACCCGCTACCCGTTTTATCAAGATGAAAGGTTGTTGATACTCGGCGTGGACTCCAGCCAGCCTGACATTGATGACGGTCATATCGGCAGGTCCAACTATCCATTAATTACCAGCCGGCTCAACGACCCCAAGCGGATAAAAATCCTGACAATGCATCACCATCTCGTCCCCATCCCTGGAACCGGTCGGGAACGCCACATCCCCACCGATGCCGGTGATGTTCTGAAACTGTGCGTTGACCTTGATGTCAGGATTGTCCTCTCAGGTCACAAACACCTGCCCTGGATATGGCACATTGAAAAAACCTGGCTTATCACCGGTGGGACCGCCACCTCCCGGCGATTGAAAGGAAGGTCTTATCCCTCATTTAATATCTTAACAATCAATGACAGCCACTTCGCCATTACCGAGGTCAATGTGGCTACCGGCGAACATTTGCTAAAACTCACCACCTCCATTTAA